The DNA region TCTGAGAGATAAAATACAACAGTCCCCCAACCAACCCCTAGAATTAGCGATAAAAAGAGGTAACACGGATCTGACAGTAACCCTTACCCCCGAAGAAGCTAGCGACGGCAAAGGCAAAATTGGCGTTATACTCTCACCCAATGGAGAAAGTGTCAGAAAAAGTGCCCAAACTCCTTTAGAAGCTTTAACTATGGGAGCTAGTGAGTTTCAGCGGATCACCACCCTAACCGTAGAGGGTTTTAGCCAATTGATTCTCCACTTCCAAGAAAACGCTCAACAAGTAGCGGGGCCTGTGGCGATCGTCGCGGTTGGAGCCAAATTAGCCAAAGATAATTTAGGAAACCTCTTACAATTTGCCGCTTTAATCAGCATTAACCTAGCTATTATCAATATCCTACCCCTACCCGCCCTAGACGGAGGTCAGTTATTATTTCTAGCGATAGAAGCGTTGATGGGTAAACCCCTACCTACTAGAATCCAAGAAGGAATTATGCAAACGGGCTTATTTCTCCTACTGGGTTTAGGTATGTTTTTAATCGTCAGAGATACGGCTAATTTAGCCTTTTTTCAACAATTATTTCAATGAGTTCTGATCTTTCTCGGGCCAGCCCTAAACAGCGAGCCCGTTCAATTTTAGCTATACTCAAGGATACTTACCCTGGTGCTAGCTGTACTCTCAACTACCAAACCCCAGTGCAATTACTTGTAGCTACTATTCTGTCAGCCCAATGCACAGATGAAAGAGTAAACAAGGTTACTCCAGCATTATTTAAACGTTTCCCCGACGCTCTATCTCTAGCCAATGCTGATGTAGAGGAATTACAAGATTTGATACGTTCTACAGGATTTTACCGCAATAAAGCCAAGCATATCCAAGGCGCTTGTCAGAAGATTATGAGTGATTTTGCTGGTTTTGTTCCCCAAACCATGGCAGAATTATTAACTCTACCGGGAGTAGCTAGAAAAACAGCTAATGTGGTGCTCGCTCATGGTTTTGGGGTTATAGTCGGAGTTACAGTAGATACTCACGTTAAGCGTCTGAGTCAACGTTTGGGTTTAACCAAGCACAAAGAACCTTTAAAGATTGAACGAGATCTAATGGCGCTATTACCCCAACCTGAATGGGAAAATTTTTCTATTCACTTAATTTACCACGGGCGCGCGATTTGCCAGGCCAGAAAACCAGATTGTAACAATTGTGTGTTATTTAATATATGTCCTAGTAGTCAACATGAAATATAGATCTTACTCCGATTTCCAAGATTTAAACTTTGTGAATTTTACAGATTCTCAGATTAGAATAATGTCATCATATTATGACCAGCTAAAAGTGATCGAAGATCAACCCTTAATAGAAGAGTATTTCAATGTAATTTACACTCCTTATGAACATATCAAAAATACATCCCGATTTACAGGAGCTCTCTATGATGAAGATGGCGAAGTTATTCAACTATCTAGATTAAAAAGAGAAAAAAATGACATGGGCCTAGAAAAAATAAATATTTTAAAAGATCTAGATTATCTAGATAAAAATGTTCTTTATTTAGGGCATTTTATTGGACATTATGGTCACTTTATCCTGGAAAGTATGGCCAGATTATGGAGTCTTAATACTCATTTAGATTTGGGTCGAGAATTTGATTATTTTTTAATTCATCTTGATCAGGAAAAAAATCTAAAAAAAAATAATTCTTTCATGGTAAACATTTTATCAATTTTGAATATTCCTTTAGAAAAGTTACTCTATTTTACTCATCCCATTAAGATAAAAAGTGTCACTATACCTCAAGGGAGCTTTTCCTTAAAAAATTATGCTTTTACAGCCTATAAAAATTTTCAATCCATTTTGGCAAGTAAAATCGAATCTACTGAAACTGAACAACCTCTATATTTTTCTAGAAGTAAACTTAAAGAAAGCTTTCAAGATTATAAAGGAGAAGAAAAACTAGAAAAACTGTTAATCAAACATAACTGTAATATTGTTTACCCTGAAACAATCTCCGTTGAAGAACAGATCCGTTTAATTAACAAACATAAAATTATTATAGCAATGACTGGTTCTGCTTTGCACAATATATGCTTTGGTTTAAAACCTAAGAAAATAGTTATTAACATAGCTAATGAAGAAAATTTTGTTCCCCAAAAAGAACAACCACTCCCCAGAGGAACAAATTACATCTTATTAGATCAATGTTGTGAAACTAGATCATACTATGTCAATTCGCTAAAAATAGATTTTAAACAAAAAATGTTGCAAAAGATAGGTAAAAAAGTTCCATTGCAATTGTTTTCCCAAAAACCAGTTTATGACTTAGATGTGCAAATGATTTCTAATTGGCTTAATTCTTTTTTATAAAATATCCCTGAACATGGAAGAGCATCTCTCACTCATGGCTATGCTGACGATGTAGTTCATTCGATTCAACCCTGACGTCTTGCAGAAATTTTGGGCGATCGCTAAACCTCAGATCTTCCACCTGTGTCAAAAGCTATTGGTGAGAGTACAATTAGGAATTAGGAAGGAATTTTAACCACCTACTTATGAACTTTTTGCCCAGGTTACTTTAGTGCATTTGTACTGGTGCTTTGATGTGAGTAAACTCTACTGGCTGGGAAATGGTAACTTACAACTTTTTGAATAAATACTTCAATAAGAGATTTTCTTATGACAATGCTTGAAACTAGTTCCAAAATCGACAGAGTAGATAGCCAGCTTTGGCAACGTTTTCTTGAAGTTGCTTTACCCTATTGGTACCCCACGAAAAAAAACGCAGGAATTATGTTTCTCCTGTTGGTAATGTTACTGGTGTTTCTTTTCGCCTTTTTATTTATAACAACCACTGCAACAGTTTGGCTAGGGCAAAAATTAATGCCAGAATTTACTGAAACTGCAGCCCCAGGTTTGATTACGACGATTCAAACTATACTTGCTTCACGTACAGGTCAAATTATCCTCGCTCTTGCTTTAATTATTCCTTTGCTCGGTTTTAGTTGGCAATTTCCTCGTTTAAGAAGTAAAGAAAAGCAGTGGGGTTTACTAGCATTACTGTTATTATTCTCCGTTATGGTAAGCGGCTTAAATGTAATTTTATCTTATGTAATACGCTTTATCGAAACAAGTTTAGTCGCTAAGGATGAATCTACATTCTGGCTTTTTTTAGGGGTATACGGTGCAGTTTTCGTAATTGGCACGCCCATAGTAGTAATTTACAGCTATTGCCGAGAGTTATTGGGAGTCA from Gloeocapsa sp. PCC 73106 includes:
- the rseP gene encoding RIP metalloprotease RseP, giving the protein MPILAAIAVLAILIIVHELGHFAAGRLQGIYVSRFSIGFGPALLSYQGKQTEYALRAFPLGGYVGFPDDDPDSDIPKDDPNLLRNRPILDRAIVISAGVIANLIFAYFLLVGQAGTIGFQTINYQPGVAVPQVVTEGKAIAAKAGIQDGDIIVAVNSEPLGASPEAITNLRDKIQQSPNQPLELAIKRGNTDLTVTLTPEEASDGKGKIGVILSPNGESVRKSAQTPLEALTMGASEFQRITTLTVEGFSQLILHFQENAQQVAGPVAIVAVGAKLAKDNLGNLLQFAALISINLAIINILPLPALDGGQLLFLAIEALMGKPLPTRIQEGIMQTGLFLLLGLGMFLIVRDTANLAFFQQLFQ
- the nth gene encoding endonuclease III — protein: MSSDLSRASPKQRARSILAILKDTYPGASCTLNYQTPVQLLVATILSAQCTDERVNKVTPALFKRFPDALSLANADVEELQDLIRSTGFYRNKAKHIQGACQKIMSDFAGFVPQTMAELLTLPGVARKTANVVLAHGFGVIVGVTVDTHVKRLSQRLGLTKHKEPLKIERDLMALLPQPEWENFSIHLIYHGRAICQARKPDCNNCVLFNICPSSQHEI
- a CDS encoding DUF563 domain-containing protein; this encodes MSSYYDQLKVIEDQPLIEEYFNVIYTPYEHIKNTSRFTGALYDEDGEVIQLSRLKREKNDMGLEKINILKDLDYLDKNVLYLGHFIGHYGHFILESMARLWSLNTHLDLGREFDYFLIHLDQEKNLKKNNSFMVNILSILNIPLEKLLYFTHPIKIKSVTIPQGSFSLKNYAFTAYKNFQSILASKIESTETEQPLYFSRSKLKESFQDYKGEEKLEKLLIKHNCNIVYPETISVEEQIRLINKHKIIIAMTGSALHNICFGLKPKKIVINIANEENFVPQKEQPLPRGTNYILLDQCCETRSYYVNSLKIDFKQKMLQKIGKKVPLQLFSQKPVYDLDVQMISNWLNSFL